A DNA window from Paenibacillus andongensis contains the following coding sequences:
- a CDS encoding DEAD/DEAH box helicase: MKQGLYEQIINNITTKQLSALDPTLYEVGKERLDAEEARKMLSNYLATVTRRALKAVREQSSDEEAVLAQVRTCNEIIATLKETLGQEEYKELQLDEQGEVLTYVYSKLNHVRGIKNEKVLRPATPLSQSSLFTGSHSEPNMMNELKHEIVTADRIDLLVSFIKWSGLRCLMEQLEQFTSSGGQLRVITTTYMEATDYKAVLELSKLSNTKIKISYDTDRTRLHAKAYVFMRDTGFTTAYVGSSNLSNPALTSGLEWNLKVTEKDSYDVLKKIEATFESYWNDREFKLFSPENVEHETQLQEALGKKKVNEHEALHFHFDLTPYDYQKEVLEKLEAQRTLYGRMKNLLLAATGVGKTVISAFDFKRYRSKNPGAKLLFVAHREEILKQSRDTFRFILKDLNFGELHVGSNQAQSVDHLFISIQSFNSMKLAEITTSNFYDFIIVDEFHHAAAPSYQKLLTHYQPEILLGLTATPERMDGKDILAYFDHTIAAEIRLIDAIDRKLLSPFHYFGVTDHVDLTQVKWSRRGYDLRELEGLYTSDKIRATQILNSLKKYVTDLDEVKGLGFCVSVEHALYMAKVFDEAGIPSIALHGNSHEQERSQAKGRLISGEIKLIFVVDLYNEGVDIPEVNTILFLRPTESLTVFLQQLGRGLRLAEGKECLTVLDFIGQAHKEYNFQEKFRSLLGKTKHSVQHYVENGFSSLPRGSFVQLEKQAKDYILRNLKQASTNRRSLINKIKYFADDTGLMLTLTNFIEYHGISAFELYGGRNGNRFLRGLMVEAGVLEPFELPPTELVKRIPALLNLNSRRLLKFLISYIEEEKQPETEEEHLMLNMFYYTFYRAEPKKHGFVEIEAGVKSILSSTAFRDEIIEIFKYNYAHIDFVDKKHDFPFPCPIDIHCQYSTDQILAAFGLWNEEKAPAFREGVKHLEDKKTDIFFITLNKSDKDFSPSTLYEDYAISERLFHWQTQSRISEDTKTAQRYIHQRETGNRIALFVREYKEENDYTSPFVFLGEAEYVKHEGSKPMSFVWQLKEEMPPVMVPAANKCIV; this comes from the coding sequence ATGAAACAAGGACTCTACGAACAGATCATAAACAACATAACTACGAAGCAGTTATCAGCCCTAGACCCGACTTTATATGAGGTAGGCAAGGAACGATTAGATGCTGAGGAAGCGAGAAAGATGCTATCCAATTATTTGGCTACGGTCACTCGTAGAGCGCTAAAAGCAGTGAGGGAACAAAGCAGTGACGAAGAAGCCGTACTTGCTCAGGTCAGAACCTGTAATGAGATTATCGCTACACTAAAGGAAACTCTGGGGCAAGAGGAATACAAGGAGCTGCAGCTTGACGAGCAGGGTGAAGTATTAACATACGTCTACTCAAAGCTTAATCATGTTCGTGGTATTAAAAATGAAAAGGTGCTTCGGCCGGCAACACCACTATCTCAAAGCTCGTTATTTACAGGTTCACACTCGGAACCCAACATGATGAATGAATTAAAGCATGAAATTGTGACAGCCGATCGGATAGATCTGTTAGTATCATTTATCAAATGGAGCGGTCTTCGATGTCTCATGGAGCAGCTAGAACAATTCACTTCCAGCGGTGGACAGCTTCGTGTTATTACGACTACTTATATGGAAGCGACTGACTACAAAGCTGTATTAGAATTAAGCAAGCTCTCAAATACAAAAATTAAGATATCCTATGATACGGATAGGACCCGACTTCATGCGAAAGCCTACGTATTTATGCGAGACACAGGGTTTACAACAGCTTACGTAGGTTCATCTAATCTTTCTAACCCTGCTCTTACTAGTGGTCTAGAATGGAATTTGAAGGTGACAGAAAAAGATTCCTATGATGTCCTTAAAAAGATCGAGGCCACTTTTGAGAGCTATTGGAACGATAGGGAATTCAAGCTCTTTTCTCCTGAGAACGTGGAACACGAGACTCAACTTCAGGAAGCTTTAGGGAAAAAGAAGGTTAATGAGCATGAAGCACTTCATTTCCATTTCGACCTGACGCCCTATGATTACCAAAAGGAAGTCTTGGAAAAGCTTGAAGCTCAGAGGACCTTATACGGAAGAATGAAAAACTTATTGCTCGCTGCGACAGGTGTTGGTAAGACGGTGATATCAGCTTTTGATTTCAAGCGATATAGGTCAAAAAATCCAGGAGCAAAGCTTCTTTTTGTTGCTCATCGAGAAGAAATATTGAAGCAGAGCCGGGATACGTTTAGGTTTATTTTAAAGGATCTTAATTTTGGAGAACTGCATGTAGGTAGCAATCAAGCACAATCGGTCGATCATCTGTTTATCAGTATACAGAGTTTCAACTCAATGAAATTAGCAGAGATCACGACAAGTAACTTCTATGATTTTATTATTGTGGATGAGTTTCATCATGCCGCCGCGCCATCCTATCAAAAGCTTCTCACCCACTATCAGCCAGAGATTTTGCTAGGTTTGACGGCAACGCCAGAACGTATGGACGGGAAGGATATATTAGCCTATTTCGACCATACCATTGCTGCTGAGATTCGATTAATAGACGCCATAGACCGAAAGTTGCTTTCACCCTTTCATTATTTTGGAGTAACCGATCATGTGGATTTGACTCAAGTGAAATGGTCGAGGAGAGGTTATGATCTACGAGAGCTAGAGGGCCTATACACAAGCGATAAGATTCGCGCTACACAGATTTTGAATAGTCTCAAAAAGTACGTAACAGATTTGGACGAAGTAAAAGGTTTAGGATTTTGCGTAAGTGTCGAGCATGCATTATATATGGCAAAAGTATTTGATGAAGCGGGAATCCCATCAATTGCGCTGCACGGGAACTCTCATGAACAAGAACGAAGTCAGGCAAAGGGCCGGCTCATTAGTGGTGAAATTAAGCTCATCTTTGTAGTGGATCTTTACAATGAAGGGGTGGATATCCCGGAAGTGAACACCATTCTATTCTTACGTCCTACAGAAAGCTTGACTGTTTTTCTGCAGCAGCTTGGTCGTGGTTTGCGTTTGGCAGAGGGGAAAGAATGTCTTACCGTTCTTGACTTCATTGGGCAAGCACATAAGGAGTATAACTTTCAGGAGAAATTCCGTTCTCTGTTAGGCAAAACTAAACACTCCGTTCAGCATTATGTAGAGAATGGTTTCTCTAGTTTACCTAGGGGAAGCTTTGTTCAACTTGAAAAACAAGCAAAGGATTACATCCTAAGAAATTTGAAGCAGGCGTCAACTAATCGACGAAGTTTAATTAATAAGATTAAATATTTTGCAGATGATACGGGACTCATGCTTACCTTGACAAATTTCATTGAGTACCATGGAATTTCTGCATTTGAACTATATGGTGGTCGCAACGGTAACAGATTCTTAAGGGGATTAATGGTTGAGGCAGGCGTGCTAGAGCCTTTTGAACTTCCTCCAACAGAATTAGTAAAACGTATTCCAGCATTATTAAATCTGAACTCACGAAGGTTATTGAAATTTTTAATTTCATATATAGAGGAAGAGAAGCAACCAGAAACAGAAGAAGAGCATCTCATGCTAAACATGTTCTATTATACCTTTTATCGGGCAGAGCCTAAGAAGCATGGTTTTGTTGAAATAGAAGCAGGAGTTAAATCCATTTTATCTAGTACTGCATTTCGGGATGAGATTATTGAAATTTTTAAATATAACTATGCCCATATTGATTTCGTCGATAAGAAACATGATTTTCCATTTCCGTGCCCGATCGATATTCATTGCCAATACTCTACCGATCAGATTTTAGCGGCATTTGGACTCTGGAATGAAGAGAAAGCACCAGCTTTTCGAGAAGGTGTAAAACATCTTGAAGATAAGAAGACGGATATATTCTTTATCACATTAAATAAATCGGATAAGGATTTTTCACCTTCGACATTGTATGAAGACTATGCCATTAGTGAGCGTTTATTTCATTGGCAGACCCAAAGCCGGATATCAGAGGATACCAAAACAGCGCAAAGGTATATTCATCAAAGAGAGACTGGCAACCGAATCGCCCTATTTGTTCGTGAATATAAGGAAGAGAATGATTATACGTCACCATTTGTTTTCCTAGGGGAAGCAGAATATGTGAAACATGAGGGCAGTAAGCCCATGAGTTTCGTTTGGCAATTAAAAGAGGAGATGCCGCCCGTGATGGTGCCGGCTGCTAATAAATGCATCGTATAG
- a CDS encoding restriction endonuclease-like protein produces the protein MEPLSFGDSFLVRSRGSEWLPIEKAYLTEATEYEWQWEQIDISILLMQGIPLTYRKVDGGVTGHFMTPFQSGQLTFTVEQQAYETYVYPDDRKMTAEQYDIMLLEILDEAAVCFDHAGLTIPISTQDRARDVSWAQWSYIDHGIKDLASYIRRFLEHPLKRLSEKDTLLKREQMKVVTNRTSQWLERHYAKDPSSVIPANVLTHVRIDTYDMYENRVIKRYLLDLQSLLVTYIHCSLSDVSKKAAKYGDLVRYWLRQGIFQEITSYQGPIQVSTIFRKHPVYRLCYRWFDRLYQHGNERIGFEYPFPLKDTFALYEIWCYMQVLRLLREKGLIKNSANLYKSTLDRFFLSLAKHKESHVSLANGHHLFYQRVFQYNSDHFYSFTQRMEPDITLESHEGILVFDPKYRVPTNLSTALGEMHKYRDGILVKHKETPAVENVFILTPSKGEEEPRYFQEWYHEQYRMGAIEMVPGGPSNPALERAIDRFMKNI, from the coding sequence ATGGAGCCGCTCAGTTTTGGAGATAGCTTTTTAGTCCGTTCAAGAGGCAGTGAATGGCTCCCGATTGAAAAAGCTTATTTAACCGAGGCAACAGAATATGAATGGCAATGGGAACAAATAGACATTTCTATTTTGCTGATGCAGGGTATTCCTCTAACCTATCGGAAAGTAGATGGTGGAGTTACAGGTCATTTTATGACTCCATTTCAAAGTGGGCAGTTGACTTTTACAGTAGAACAACAGGCATACGAGACCTACGTATACCCAGATGATCGAAAAATGACTGCAGAGCAATATGACATTATGCTTCTTGAAATTTTGGATGAAGCAGCGGTATGCTTTGATCATGCAGGGCTCACGATTCCAATTAGCACTCAGGACAGAGCAAGGGATGTCTCATGGGCGCAATGGAGTTATATCGATCATGGGATTAAGGATCTTGCTTCCTATATTCGGCGTTTTCTGGAACATCCGTTAAAGCGGCTGTCTGAGAAGGATACTTTACTGAAGCGGGAACAAATGAAAGTCGTTACGAACAGAACATCGCAATGGCTAGAAAGACATTATGCTAAAGATCCTTCGAGTGTAATTCCAGCTAACGTATTAACACATGTTCGAATAGACACTTACGATATGTATGAAAATAGGGTCATAAAAAGATATCTTTTAGATCTTCAAAGCCTTTTAGTTACATATATACACTGCAGTTTAAGCGATGTTTCAAAGAAGGCTGCAAAGTACGGGGATCTGGTGAGATATTGGTTGAGACAGGGCATTTTCCAAGAGATTACTTCGTATCAGGGACCTATACAGGTCTCAACAATTTTTCGTAAGCATCCTGTTTATCGTTTATGTTACAGGTGGTTTGATCGTTTATATCAACATGGTAACGAGCGAATTGGATTCGAGTATCCCTTTCCACTTAAGGATACGTTTGCTTTGTATGAAATATGGTGTTACATGCAGGTATTAAGATTGTTGAGGGAAAAGGGTCTGATTAAGAATTCTGCAAATCTCTATAAGTCTACGCTGGATCGTTTCTTTTTATCGCTTGCTAAACATAAAGAAAGTCATGTATCGCTTGCTAACGGCCATCATCTATTTTATCAAAGAGTTTTTCAGTACAATTCTGATCATTTTTATTCGTTCACACAACGAATGGAACCGGATATTACTTTGGAGAGTCATGAAGGAATTCTCGTTTTTGATCCTAAGTATCGAGTTCCAACAAATTTGAGCACAGCATTAGGAGAAATGCATAAATATCGAGATGGGATTCTTGTTAAGCATAAAGAGACCCCTGCCGTAGAGAATGTATTTATTCTTACTCCCTCAAAGGGGGAGGAAGAACCAAGATACTTTCAGGAGTGGTATCATGAGCAGTATCGTATGGGGGCTATAGAAATGGTTCCTGGAGGACCTAGTAATCCAGCTTTGGAAAGAGCCATTGATAGGTTTATGAAAAACATATAG
- a CDS encoding (deoxy)nucleoside triphosphate pyrophosphohydrolase, giving the protein MIRVAAAIIENEEGLLLIARRRPEKSQGGLWEFPGGKLEEGESPEACLVRELKEEMNIKIEPYEFFGMNDHWYGALHIQLIAYRARFVGGEIVLVDHDESCWVRIEELREFEFAPADVKFVESFN; this is encoded by the coding sequence ATGATTCGAGTAGCTGCAGCGATTATAGAAAATGAAGAAGGGTTACTGCTCATAGCTAGACGTCGGCCTGAGAAGTCTCAGGGCGGGCTATGGGAATTTCCAGGTGGGAAGCTAGAGGAAGGTGAGTCGCCGGAAGCTTGTTTAGTAAGAGAGCTGAAGGAAGAGATGAACATTAAGATTGAGCCGTATGAATTTTTTGGAATGAATGATCATTGGTATGGGGCGCTTCATATTCAATTGATTGCTTATAGAGCGAGGTTTGTGGGTGGCGAGATCGTACTGGTTGACCATGATGAGTCTTGTTGGGTGCGGATAGAAGAGTTGAGGGAGTTTGAATTTGCACCAGCTGATGTGAAATTTGTTGAGAGTTTCAACTAA
- a CDS encoding 3'-5' exonuclease, which produces MAYMVPETIPRGATAGERILFESLKDHLPSDYIVYYEPEIRGRRPDFVIIGPDLGLVILEVKDYTKGTLYQVNHDEWTLRNTAGELVTTKSPLKQARDNARLISEHLKKDKNLVQDASSYLKFPYGFGTVFTRLKQEDFIKHDLYQVIEPQFVLCRDEVDPDEDGFSQEILKEKIHGMFTVWSQKKNILTNEDIQAIRFHLFPEVRISAEYKPTIKHQDQLLLSLHNIKTMDLHQENMAKQIGDKHRLIRGVAGSGKTLVLASRAKMLAKAHPDWKILVLCYGIPLSRSLKQMIERMMNEPEDLLDLINLGSSDNQRESKVEVYNFHEWLRNSLHMKDSEIPTLLEKVNNKEAILPTYDAIMIDEGQDFEPVWLKLLSCCLNPDTQSLLLVEDRAQTIFNRKTSLAQDIGLNFRGRSKILAINYRNTAQIVQFAWGFYQEHSQLKNKVQEGSVDGVEIIPPQSTKRKGPEPMIKGFRDIREEMNFVSKSVTFLNQHKNIPFQDIAILYRVKNSHRTSYFDEIKNSLELHELPYTWITENAESKRNFVRDENKIKISTIDSAKGLDFRAVFIINIENMPFPLEEVEEREVSLFYIGMTRALEWLFLTYSGESKFTQYLDEIIQKRSQQTSLHKQSV; this is translated from the coding sequence ATGGCTTACATGGTACCGGAAACGATCCCCAGAGGTGCAACGGCTGGAGAACGTATTTTGTTTGAAAGTTTAAAAGATCATTTACCGAGTGACTATATTGTTTATTATGAACCTGAGATTCGGGGTAGAAGACCCGACTTTGTCATTATAGGCCCTGATTTGGGGCTCGTTATTCTTGAGGTTAAGGATTATACCAAAGGTACATTGTACCAAGTTAATCACGATGAGTGGACTCTGCGAAACACTGCCGGTGAGTTGGTGACTACGAAAAGTCCGCTCAAACAAGCTAGGGATAATGCTCGCTTAATATCGGAGCACCTGAAAAAAGATAAGAATCTCGTACAAGACGCGAGTTCTTATTTGAAGTTCCCTTATGGTTTTGGCACAGTCTTTACTCGACTTAAGCAAGAGGATTTTATCAAACACGATCTATACCAAGTGATTGAGCCTCAATTTGTACTATGCAGAGATGAAGTTGATCCGGATGAGGATGGCTTTTCTCAAGAAATATTAAAGGAAAAAATCCATGGCATGTTCACGGTTTGGAGTCAGAAAAAGAACATTTTAACCAATGAAGATATACAAGCCATTCGCTTCCACCTGTTTCCTGAGGTGCGGATCAGTGCAGAGTATAAGCCTACTATTAAACATCAGGATCAGTTGCTTCTCTCACTTCATAACATCAAAACAATGGATCTTCATCAAGAAAATATGGCGAAACAAATCGGCGATAAACACCGACTTATTAGAGGGGTTGCAGGAAGCGGCAAAACGCTTGTTCTTGCCAGCCGCGCTAAGATGTTAGCTAAGGCTCATCCAGATTGGAAGATTCTTGTACTATGTTACGGAATTCCATTATCCCGAAGCTTAAAACAAATGATCGAGCGAATGATGAATGAGCCTGAAGATTTGTTGGATCTAATCAACTTAGGGTCATCGGATAATCAAAGAGAATCGAAAGTAGAGGTATATAATTTTCATGAGTGGCTGAGGAACAGTTTACATATGAAAGATAGTGAAATACCTACACTATTGGAGAAAGTGAACAATAAGGAGGCAATCCTTCCGACATATGATGCGATTATGATTGATGAAGGCCAGGATTTTGAACCTGTTTGGCTGAAACTGTTAAGCTGCTGTTTAAATCCAGATACTCAATCGTTGCTCTTAGTTGAAGACCGAGCACAAACTATTTTTAATAGGAAAACAAGCCTGGCTCAGGATATTGGTCTTAATTTTCGTGGGCGATCAAAAATTCTTGCTATCAATTACCGTAATACTGCGCAAATTGTTCAGTTCGCTTGGGGGTTTTATCAAGAACATTCCCAATTAAAGAATAAGGTTCAGGAAGGTTCGGTAGATGGTGTGGAAATCATCCCTCCGCAATCAACGAAGAGAAAAGGTCCGGAACCTATGATTAAAGGGTTTCGCGATATTCGAGAGGAAATGAATTTTGTATCCAAGTCAGTTACATTCCTAAACCAACACAAAAACATACCTTTTCAGGATATAGCCATATTATATCGGGTTAAAAATAGCCATCGTACTTCATACTTTGATGAAATAAAAAACAGTTTGGAACTGCATGAATTACCGTATACATGGATTACAGAAAATGCGGAGTCCAAACGAAATTTTGTGCGAGATGAAAATAAGATTAAGATATCTACCATCGACAGTGCAAAAGGCCTCGATTTTCGGGCAGTGTTTATTATCAACATTGAGAATATGCCGTTTCCACTTGAAGAAGTAGAAGAGAGAGAGGTCTCTCTCTTTTATATTGGTATGACTCGGGCATTGGAGTGGTTGTTCCTGACTTATAGCGGGGAATCAAAATTCACTCAATACTTAGACGAGATTATTCAGAAAAGAAGCCAGCAAACGTCATTACATAAACAATCTGTATAA